The nucleotide sequence aaAGTCTGGTACACCTCTTGAAATTGGAACCGGCATTATTGCATCAGTAGAGGAGCTGGAagagaaaattaataaagttcTCATTACTTCCGGTCGTAGTACACCGTCTGTGTCATCTTCGACTTCTTTAATAGAAGCTGAGCAAAAAGCTCAAAGTGCAACTACTGTTAACAATGTAAAGAGCACCACAACAGAAGCAGAAGAAGCGCTTCCTGTGTCGCTCTCCAGTACAGACAAGTCACTCTCCACTACAAACAAGTCAGATACAGAAGTAGTTGATGAAGCAAAGCAGGAAGAACGGGATGAAATTGTGTGTGACGGCGACGTTTGTTACAAGAAACCGAAAGCGGGGAAGGAAATCACAGTTACGGACAAGGAAACCGAAATGTCCACTAATCAAGCTGTGCAAAATGAAGCAAATGCCAACGCACGATTGGAAGAGACCAGACAAAAAATGGAAGAACTAAGAAGAAAACGTATTGAGGAAGAAAAACAGTTGGAGAAAGAACGCGAGCTTAAGCGTAGGCAAGAAGGAAAAGTTATGCAAAATTTGCAACAATGGCAGCGTGAACAAGAATTAAAAGAACTAAAGGTTTGACAAAATCTTTGCaaatctttttaataatttttgaaataaattttttttgtaaaaggaAAACATTCGGCGTGAGAAACTCGAGGAGATGGCGGCGCGCGAAAGGATAAGGGTACAAATAGCCGCAGATCGAGCTGAACGCGCTCAAAAGTTTTCAATATCCGGTGATGCAACAGCGCCCACTGCAAATGTAGACAATCCAAATGCAGAGTCTGGAGCTAATAGTGGTGGTGGCCCTATCATTGCTCCTGACAGCACACGAATACAATTTCGTTTTCCGAGTGGTAACACTGCAACACATGTCTTTAATTGCCAGGATACTCTTAACAAACTACGCGAGTATGTGCGTATAGAATTACTGCCAGGCACAGGCATAAAGAACTTTACGTTAGCTACAACATACCCAAAACAAGAACTGAATGTCGAGAACGATGATCAAACGCTTGCCGAATTGAGTCTTTTTCCTAGTGCAGTCATATTGATCATTGGAAAGGAGAGTACAAGTAGTCCAGCAGCTATTATTGCCCGTTCTGGTGggcttttgaatatttttaccactttaGTGATGTCTATACTTTCTCCGGTGTTTTCCATTTTCGGCTACTTTAAGAATATTGCTACAGGTGGTAGACGGGGAAATGATACTGATGCTGCTAGTAATATTGGTGCAACTAAGAGAGCAAACGACGGCAATGGAGCAGCACATGAAGATGCGTTAGTGcatgtgaaataaataaattgtataaaaataacataaatttctTTGTAGCGCAAAACGTCGGAATATGGAGCGTTTTGGAGGTGGTACTATTGCAGGTGCTGCCTTAGGTAACAGTGCGTCTACTTCAACCGACGCTGCTACAGAACAAGGGGAAACAAAACCCTATCGTCGTTATGGCGGTTCAAATATTCATCGCTTGACAGATCATAAAGATTCAGATGACGAAAACGCGACATGGAATGGTAATTCCACACAGCAACAATAGAtgacaacaaacaaatttatattagtgTAGAAcctattcataatttaaataacTATTATCTTTTCTCTTCATAAAACATATTATACGCATGCCGTTCAACAAATATTTTGGAGATATGGTCCATGTACTCTATTCCTTGAATGtggttttaatatattaatttcctCCTCGAAAGCATCGGAGTAAaagctaatttattttttaatggatCTAAATAcgcaaaattattttgtttaaatattgctgTAGTTGGGGAAAATATTTTCGAGTAATTTATGTCGAGCGAGAcgcgaatttataaacatttagacaactcaaaaggggaatcatatatcaaagaagatatgcggctagctgaaattacgacaattttcaaagcaaaatgtGGTTTACTGAGGCTAAATGCAACTACGTatggaaatgctcagaaaatatgcaccctctgcaatttaaacgaggaagaaaatatgcaacacttcttaggaagatatccggtactgaaggagatcagaacaaaatacctaaacgcagcgaagctaaatgaagcagaagtaatagatatacttaatggccataattggaaaagactaacttgcttgctacttttgattaatttttgagttgtgacagacaacattgttattgccacaaatttactattcctttctttatgtatttatatatttaaacgaattattgtaaaaattattgaaatgtgagatgaaatatttataaataaataaagaattactactactaATGTGTAGTTGGAAAAAAACatttcagttattttatttaacagtattttatttttggatcaCAAACATCATCAAGAAATTTATTTCTGGAAACCTTAAAAAGTCATTGCTTATTCCGTACAattaccaaggcgaatctattaaaggtagtgttggtaaatcagctgatttgtttttttttcgctgtgtccctgtggctgtcagcacagaataaaacaaggcgaattaattttttgttttctacttttccaatactttgccgtgacaatcaaacgtacaaaacattgttgttggtctagtgccaccccTTTATTTGGTACAACTAGCAGTGGTCAACCCTCTGCCAACTGTCAAGTCAAGTGCAACCCTGCATTGCTAATTAGAACATACACTGGAAATTTTGACATTTCCATGACACATGTTCGACAATACTACAACACGTTGTCACAGTTTTCCAAGGCGTTCCAACATGTTCGTTTGCTTTTCGACTCTCTTCGCTGTTCATCGACAAAAAGGGTGGCTGCAATCGTAAAAAAAACGGTGAGTGAATTGGTTGCCAGTGCGGCGTGTAGtaaaattccacaaaaaatttgtgtacttaTTTTTCTGCAAGAGGCAAACAAAAGCATTTTCACTTGTAAAATCAATTGGTTTTCACGAATGAGCAGAAAATTCATTGCAATTCAGTTTTATTGCGTGCAgtgcataaaatttgaaaaacaaccaaaaaaaaatttaacaagaatTGAAGCAAAGAACCCGCAGAAAATTGGTGTAAATGCAAAGTGTGTGAGAATCTAACAAAAAGCAATTAAGATTTTATTCGCGGCTGGTTTTCCAATGTTTTCTGTCCCCTCACTCTTGGTGTTCGTAAAATATAATCGTCAAAATTAATGtggttaataaattaataataaaaaaaaactctaatgTTAACAAAGTAACGTTGGAGCTAAtagtgaagaaataaaaattaaattaatcatgtaaacaaaaaagtgaGACAGAGTAAAAAGAGATATTGTTTGTtagcaagaagaaaaaaaagtaaagaaaaacgtaTTAATACAAGTAAGCTGGAAAAAATTAGTGGAAAGCGGAAGAACGTGAAACAAACCAGAGAAATGCGCTAGTCGAGGCTTAtctattattgttgttggccCCACAAAATGTTTAATGCTTGCCTGCACACCGTCTAACAACTGCCCTAACTTCAGTTAAACAGCCATTAATTTACTTGCCGTACCTGGAAACGTGGAACGCCTCTCGCCTGTTCAGCTTCCgtagtgcatacatatatatgtatgtacatgtgtttaCATGCCATTTATTTGGGTTTAAATAACTACAAcaaagaattaagaaaaaaatattgtaaatttataatttgtaaGCGGAATTCGCAATTGTCATCAGTCAGCTTAAAACAGCGCACTATCCATTGCAAATTTGTGAAAGAAAGGAATTTTGCGGCTTCCGCACTCAATGCCATTGCAAGCCTAGCGTTTTCAAAGgtgagttttgtttattttttgcctgaactcaatatttctcaatttgagAATTTTCGTTTCAACTAATTATGTGATATATCAGTAAAGTTTGCGGCTTTTTTAATTATCTGCATGTGATTGCATGTGTGATGCCAAGACGCCTAACTTCTAGCATTTTATTGTATCCTCATTATTTGCTGACATTGCGAAAATATTGTCATACGTCCTCTGAAAATGTGTGGTAATTCACTTGAGAGTGGAacaagaaatttttaaagcttccGCAAATTGTGCATCTACTTCATGTAACcaaatcttattattattatttacttattaaaatataattaaaattatagattaTTCTAGTGCAATTGCACTAGCTACCAGGGGTTAGTCAAATGATAGTaaaagtaaattataaattgaaaaatatttatcggtttCGGAAAATGTGACATTTCTATAAGATTTGCCCTAAAAGGTATGGAGAGAATATTGATTGGATCTGTGTTCTCTAtaaccaaatatataaataaatctcatagttatatatatatacatatatgtttatatatattgaaATAGAACGATTAACTTCATATTTTTGTAACAATTGGAGTTTTcctacaactattttttttacgaatttgtCTACACAGATAAACAAAAATCAGATGAACAGCGCTCACCCTCACTCTTTGTAGCGGGATGGAAATGTCACACATTTACCTGCTTTGAGTACAACAGTTTGGGCAAGAAAACCTACACAATAACTATGCAAAGAAAATCAAACGAAGATTTTACAACTCTGACTCAAAGTAGAATAAATGCGACATTATTGCGAGACAAAGAAAATACCATTAGTGGTTTTGCTGCAAAGTAGGCATTTTTTGAACAGAGAGTTGGCAAATTTCACAAATAAAGAATTTCTTTATGGTCTGCACGGTTACATTTATGACTACGACATTATCGTACGTCACCTCTAATCGATTGCAGTGTTGCCCATAGATAGATTCGACCAGCAGATTTATGTAGTTATGGTTATATCGCCTCTATTTTGCGCTTTAATCCCTTTAAGGACGATTGATAACGTTCGGTGCGAATGGTAGCTCTGATATTAAGCAAAACGAAATTTTCATATGcgctcaaggcgaatctattaaaggtggtatcggtaaatcagctgatatgttttttttgtttcgccgtgttcatgtggctgtcagcacagaatgaaacaagtcgaattaattctttgttttctactttgccaatactttgctttgacaaacAAATGTACAAAactttgttgttggtctagtgccaccactttTAATAAATGCGGCTTGTATGCGCTGCTCCAAGGCGTATTATATTCCATAtcaactgatttgtttttgtttttgcgattTGATAGTTTGAGTGTCAGTGatgttttttggttgttgctTCATTTGCTTATATtcggtttgaaattttgacattaaaattttgtttatataaattttgttatcCTTTTGTGGACTCGCCTTACTTTCCACCTGATTCGCTGTCTCCACTAGCGTGCATGCCAAATACATCTCAAGCGTGACGTTTATAGCAGAGATCTTTTCTGCGTGGGTCTTTCAGCACATaagatttcaattaaaaaatgtttgtcagGTATTTGCTCACCTCTATTACAAATGTtgctaaataaatgaataaatattaattttgtgctAAAGGCAGTTCTCTGTAACacaaacaataattaaaatggCGCCAAAGAAATCTGAattatataatttcaaaatatcaccatataaggcgaaaaaaaaaaattataaaaatcatgTGCATTTATCCGTTCTTACTTAAagcagagttgcgacgaaataaaaatgtaactGTAAATGTTTatgccaaggcgaatctatgcAAGGTGATATCGATTAGATAAATACAATCATCAGGCGGTTTAACATTCAACCTTGAAAACGAacctttttaatatttcatccgAAGAAGAAGAGTTAAAGTAAACGCAAATACTCTCTCGTTTGACAATCAGCCACCAACCAGTTGATGAAACAACACCACCTTGTACAGATTCGCCTTAAGGTCTGATTATGCATACagtccaatcgtgatagtccgacacatacgggaccgagtcgttgtcggattatcaaatattccggactaccgaaggttccatttaatgacacgaaaagacagaaaaaaatcacatcaacaccgtcagaaatcgcgagagaactggcgtcgttcaaatctaatgacaaatacgttgtgaccgggaaacaaaacacaatccccctctgctgctctgctacgactgatcaaaataaaataatgccaattgcatccatagacgttatgaggttgtcggattaccgaacgtgtcggattaagaaatgtcggactatcacgattgtactGTACTTGGTACAACattaaagtacgttcacatatgcagtaattagcaataaatccacgaaACTAGTCTACCCACAtttggcagattacctgcaaagttgacaatcagctgtcaatactattttgaaagatttttttttatagaaattgctttggtgaaatattttggagtttttggtt is from Anastrepha ludens isolate Willacy chromosome 4, idAnaLude1.1, whole genome shotgun sequence and encodes:
- the LOC128861110 gene encoding UBX domain-containing protein 4; translation: MNWYKGNIAEAVAESKVKNAIFVVYVEGKDESTTKLSNFINDEKVRRMLESDDFVAIKIESDSQSYMQFATIYQVVPVPSIFFIGKSGTPLEIGTGIIASVEELEEKINKVLITSGRSTPSVSSSTSLIEAEQKAQSATTVNNVKSTTTEAEEALPVSLSSTDKSLSTTNKSDTEVVDEAKQEERDEIVCDGDVCYKKPKAGKEITVTDKETEMSTNQAVQNEANANARLEETRQKMEELRRKRIEEEKQLEKERELKRRQEGKVMQNLQQWQREQELKELKENIRREKLEEMAARERIRVQIAADRAERAQKFSISGDATAPTANVDNPNAESGANSGGGPIIAPDSTRIQFRFPSGNTATHVFNCQDTLNKLREYVRIELLPGTGIKNFTLATTYPKQELNVENDDQTLAELSLFPSAVILIIGKESTSSPAAIIARSGGLLNIFTTLVMSILSPVFSIFGYFKNIATGGRRGNDTDAASNIGATKRANDGNGAAHEDAAKRRNMERFGGGTIAGAALGNSASTSTDAATEQGETKPYRRYGGSNIHRLTDHKDSDDENATWNGNSTQQQ